GCACGTCGCGCACCCGCGACACGTACCAGCCCACGTCGCCGTCCACGTACGGCGTGGACTCGGCGAAATAGTCGTAGCGCAGCAGGAACAGGCCGTCGGTGAAGCCGGATTCCTCGCCATCGCGCGCACGGAAGATGCCGACGATCTCGAACTCCCAGTTGAGCGTGCCGTCGGCATTGGGAAAGATCGTCGACTGCAGCGGCACGCGGTCGCCCACCTTCCAGTCGAACCGGTTGGCGAGCGCCTGGCCGACCAGTGCGCCGGTGCGCGTCCGCGCGAAGGCATCGCGGGCTTCCGCCGACACCTCGATCTCCGGATACAGGTCGAGGTAGTTGTCGGCCACCGCGAAGCTGAAGATCTGGTTGCGCGGGTTCTGGTAGGCGCCGCCGAACCAGTTGGCCCAGGTGACCGCCTCGATGTTGTCGACCTGGACGATGCGCGTGCGCAACGACAGCGGCAGCGTCTCGATGAAGGACAGCTTCGAACCGGTCTGCAGCCGTTGCGCGCCATCGGCGTTCTGGCCGAGCTGGCTGAAGGTGGTGCGGATGCCGTCGAGCAGGCCGAACAGCAGGAACGCGGCCATGATCGAGGCCAGGGTGAGGAAGGTGCGCGTCTTGCGGCGGAACAGCGCCGCCCAGACCAGGTGCATGTACTTCATGCGGGCGTCCTCCGTCAGGCCGCGTGCGCGGGTTGTTCGACCAGCGAGCCCTTGTCCAGGTGCAGGGTGTGCGATGCATAGCCCGCGGCCTTCGGGTCGTGGGTGACCATCACGATGGTCTTGCCGTGCTCGCGGTTGAGTTCCTGCAGCAGGCCGAGGATGTCCTCGGCGGACTGGCGGTCGAGGTCACCGGTCGGCTCGTCGCAGATCAGCAGGTCCGGGTCGGAGACGATGGCGCGGGCAATCGCCACGCGCTGCTGCTGGCCGCCCGACAGCTCGTTGGGCTTGTGCTTCGCGCGGTCCGACAAGCCCACCAGCTCCAGCGCGATGCCGGCATTGCGCTTGCGCTGCGCACCGGACAGCTTCGTCAGCAGCAGCGGCAGTTCGACGTTCTTCTGCGCGGTCAGCGCCGGCATCAGGTTGTAGAACTGGAACACGTAGCCGACGTGCGTGCTGCGCCAGGCCGCAAGCTGGCCACCACTCATGCGATCGATGCGTTCGCGATCGACGGTGATCTCGCCCGACGTCGGTGCATCGAGCCCGCCGATCAGGTTGAGCAGCGTGGTCTTTCCGGAACCCGACGGACCCATCAGCGCGACGAAGTCGCCGCGTTCGATGTCGAGGTCGATGTGGTGCAGCACCTCGACCTTCTCGGAGCCGCGCTGGTAGGTCTTGGTGAGGTTGCTGATCGAAACCAGGGTCGCCATGCCGGTGCCTCGTTGCATGCCCGCGATGCGGGCGGACGGCGCGCGTGGCGCCGGGGAGCCGCGGCCCGTGGCCACGGCTGCGTCGCCTTACTGCCGGACCACCAGGCTGCCGTCCCCGAGTGCGGCCGGCGGATCCACCACCACGTCCTCACCGGCGACGAGGCCGGATGTCACTTCGCGTTGCCCGCCGACGGTGCCGCCGGTGCGGACGACGCGACGTTCGACGCGGTCGCCGGCCAGTGCGAAGGCGACTGTCGCGCCGTCGCGCTCGACGATCGCCGCCGCGGGCACCCGCAAGGCACGCGGCGCGGCGTCGGTCGCGTCCGTTCCTTCCGTGGCCTGTTCGAGGAAGCTCACCGACACGCCCATGTCCGGCACGATGCGGCGATCCTTTTCCTTGATGGCGATGCGCACCTTCACCGTCGCCTTTCCGCGGTCGGCGGTGGGCACGATGGCGATGACTTCGGCCGGGATGCGCCAGTCGGGATAGGCGTTGAGCGTGGCGGTGACCGGCATCTCCGGTTGCACCCGGCCGATGTAGGCCTCGCCCACGTCGACCTCGATCTCGAGTGAATCCATG
This portion of the Luteimonas yindakuii genome encodes:
- a CDS encoding ABC transporter permease, with translation MKYMHLVWAALFRRKTRTFLTLASIMAAFLLFGLLDGIRTTFSQLGQNADGAQRLQTGSKLSFIETLPLSLRTRIVQVDNIEAVTWANWFGGAYQNPRNQIFSFAVADNYLDLYPEIEVSAEARDAFARTRTGALVGQALANRFDWKVGDRVPLQSTIFPNADGTLNWEFEIVGIFRARDGEESGFTDGLFLLRYDYFAESTPYVDGDVGWYVSRVRDVRQADAAAKAIDALSANSPNETKTMTEQAAFASQLKQMADIGLIVGSIMGAVFFTLLLLTGNTMAQAVRERTSELAVLKTIGFSSTSVLLMVLAESVLLVVLGGVLGLGLAAIAGPALGQGSGGVLNLPPVGLESWLLGLGLMVAIGLLVGALPALRGMRLNIVDALAGR
- a CDS encoding ABC transporter ATP-binding protein, whose translation is MATLVSISNLTKTYQRGSEKVEVLHHIDLDIERGDFVALMGPSGSGKTTLLNLIGGLDAPTSGEITVDRERIDRMSGGQLAAWRSTHVGYVFQFYNLMPALTAQKNVELPLLLTKLSGAQRKRNAGIALELVGLSDRAKHKPNELSGGQQQRVAIARAIVSDPDLLICDEPTGDLDRQSAEDILGLLQELNREHGKTIVMVTHDPKAAGYASHTLHLDKGSLVEQPAHAA